The Methanosphaera stadtmanae DSM 3091 genome includes a window with the following:
- a CDS encoding H/ACA ribonucleoprotein complex subunit GAR1 gives MSKKNSKLKKIGTISHITSTNKLIVPSNKTPRIGSVIVNKQHKPIGKINDIFGPTKQPYISIKTSKKFKKANTGEAVYLQPKNKRRRMKQRQAY, from the coding sequence ATGTCAAAAAAGAATTCAAAATTAAAAAAAATAGGTACAATAAGTCATATAACAAGTACTAACAAACTAATTGTACCTTCAAATAAAACACCTCGTATTGGTTCAGTAATAGTAAATAAACAACATAAACCAATAGGTAAGATCAATGATATATTTGGGCCAACCAAACAACCATACATCTCTATAAAAACTAGTAAAAAATTTAAAAAGGCTAATACGGGAGAAGCTGTATATCTACAACCAAAAAATAAGAGAAGGAGGATGAAACAACGGCAGGCATACTAA
- a CDS encoding DUF211 domain-containing protein → MENSLIRVVLDILKPHSPSLPSFAMYLSSLDGVDGVNITLIEIDKDTENIKITMEGKDLNYDKIREAVENYGASIHSIDEVVAGKRLVEEVTTPQD, encoded by the coding sequence ATGGAAAATTCACTAATAAGAGTAGTTTTAGATATTTTAAAACCACATTCCCCATCACTACCATCATTTGCTATGTATTTAAGCTCACTTGATGGAGTAGATGGTGTAAATATAACATTAATTGAAATTGACAAAGATACTGAAAATATAAAAATAACTATGGAAGGAAAAGATCTTAATTATGATAAAATTAGAGAAGCTGTAGAAAATTATGGTGCTTCAATCCATAGTATTGATGAAGTTGTTGCTGGTAAAAGATTAGTTGAAGAAGTAACAACACCACAAGACTAA
- a CDS encoding DUF2116 family Zn-ribbon domain-containing protein has product MVVEAHRHCAICGKPIPLTESFCSDKCQEQYQLKQKQVAKQRKILFGIVIVFVLIYVVMVFLKPF; this is encoded by the coding sequence ATGGTAGTTGAAGCTCATAGACATTGTGCAATATGTGGAAAACCAATACCACTAACTGAATCATTTTGTTCAGATAAATGTCAAGAACAATATCAATTAAAACAAAAACAAGTTGCAAAACAAAGAAAAATACTATTTGGAATTGTAATTGTATTTGTATTAATATATGTAGTCATGGTATTTTTAAAACCATTCTAA
- a CDS encoding RraA family protein: MSKGKITPKNILHGNKKKQEKITLENLLEVASSDNVSDAMKNLYGKDGLINGIKPIDPSYKVVGKIKTATTNSYDWGTGIKGIYNTNIDEILFIKCSDDEYAVWGEMASKAAQKQGLKATVIYGVSRDTEDIIKLNYKVFSKDIKSHAGLPSNNGLLNERIVIDDNIICNGDVLVGDMDGVVIIPQEKVEEVLHEVENIKKFETESLKEMIDKEIPLDEVLGIK, encoded by the coding sequence ATGTCAAAAGGAAAAATAACTCCAAAAAACATATTACATGGAAATAAAAAAAAACAAGAAAAAATAACTCTTGAAAACCTACTTGAAGTAGCAAGTAGTGATAATGTATCTGATGCCATGAAAAATTTATATGGTAAAGACGGCCTTATTAATGGTATTAAACCAATAGATCCATCATATAAAGTTGTTGGAAAAATTAAAACAGCAACTACCAATTCATATGATTGGGGTACTGGTATAAAAGGAATTTATAACACCAATATTGATGAAATCTTATTTATTAAATGTTCAGATGATGAATATGCAGTGTGGGGTGAAATGGCATCTAAAGCTGCACAAAAACAAGGACTAAAGGCTACTGTTATTTATGGAGTATCTAGAGACACAGAAGATATTATTAAATTAAATTATAAAGTATTTTCAAAAGATATAAAATCACATGCTGGACTTCCATCAAATAATGGCTTGTTAAATGAACGTATTGTTATTGATGATAACATTATTTGTAATGGTGATGTTCTTGTTGGAGATATGGATGGTGTTGTTATAATACCACAGGAAAAAGTAGAAGAAGTACTTCATGAAGTTGAAAACATAAAGAAATTTGAAACTGAAAGTTTAAAGGAAATGATAGATAAGGAGATTCCTTTAGATGAAGTTTTAGGTATTAAATAA
- a CDS encoding transcription initiation factor IIB: MKEDVAEMEKKETKCPECGSTKLINDHERGEVVCGACGLVIDDNIVDMGPEWRAFDHEQRDKRTRVGAPITYTIHDKGLSTMIDWRNKDIYGRDIPARNRAQWYRLRKWQRKIRISGATERNLAFALSELDRDSSRLGLPRSVRESASVVYRNAVENKLIRGRSIEGVVAASLYAACRRCKVPRTLDEIADVSRVSKKEVGRTYRFLTRELHIRLPPTSPIDYVPRFASELNLSGVVQSKAIEIINQAMDNGLTSGRGPTGVAAAALYIASVLLGERKTQRDVADIAGVTEVTIRNRYKELTEQLDMGVNL; encoded by the coding sequence ATGAAAGAAGACGTTGCTGAAATGGAGAAAAAAGAAACTAAATGTCCAGAATGTGGTTCTACAAAATTAATAAATGATCATGAACGTGGAGAAGTTGTTTGTGGAGCATGTGGTCTTGTAATAGATGATAACATAGTGGATATGGGTCCTGAATGGAGAGCTTTTGACCATGAACAAAGAGATAAAAGAACAAGAGTAGGAGCACCTATCACATACACAATTCACGATAAAGGTTTATCCACCATGATTGATTGGCGTAACAAAGACATCTATGGAAGAGATATACCTGCAAGAAACAGAGCTCAATGGTACAGACTAAGAAAATGGCAGAGAAAAATCAGAATCAGTGGTGCTACAGAAAGAAACCTTGCATTTGCATTAAGTGAACTTGATAGAGATTCTTCAAGATTAGGTCTTCCAAGATCTGTACGTGAATCAGCATCAGTTGTATATAGAAATGCTGTTGAAAATAAACTCATACGTGGAAGAAGTATTGAAGGAGTTGTAGCAGCTTCATTATATGCTGCATGTAGAAGATGTAAAGTTCCAAGAACACTTGATGAAATAGCTGATGTATCTCGTGTAAGTAAGAAAGAAGTTGGTAGAACATACAGATTCCTTACAAGAGAGTTACATATTAGATTACCACCAACATCCCCTATTGATTATGTCCCTAGATTTGCTAGTGAATTAAATCTATCAGGTGTTGTTCAGTCTAAAGCTATTGAAATTATTAATCAAGCAATGGATAATGGTCTTACAAGTGGAAGAGGACCTACTGGTGTTGCAGCTGCTGCATTATACATTGCAAGTGTGTTACTTGGTGAACGTAAAACACAACGTGATGTTGCAGATATTGCTGGTGTAACAGAAGTAACAATCAGAAACAGATACAAAGAATTAACAGAACAATTAGATATGGGTGTGAATTTATAA
- the xerA gene encoding site-specific tyrosine recombinase/integron integrase, producing MTSDYLDEIYFEDQVEDYILEMDIQGYSSNTLKTYKSILDNFYKFILSDRKIKDEKGMLRAFKRYLQYLKREKEVSTNYIYLVTVVLKKFFEFAEIHIYEEIKAPKRTKSLPKSLNEQEVYDLIHAKDNEYDPEKTNPQNITRLRNKLILTLLYSTGLRVSELTKLKVTTIDENERTIRVRGKGDKDRIVIFDEDTLDLIHEYLDKRGVENEYLFVNQRNTSLSSRYIQLMIKEYAKDAGITRRVTPHILRHSFATHLLKNGVDIRAIQQLLGHSNLSTTQIYTSVDMHTLKNVYDDAVLNRNNHVHKSRINSVTD from the coding sequence TTGACATCAGATTATTTAGATGAGATATACTTTGAAGATCAAGTGGAAGATTATATTTTAGAAATGGATATACAAGGTTATTCCTCAAATACATTAAAAACATATAAATCTATTCTTGACAACTTTTACAAATTTATCTTGTCAGATAGAAAAATTAAAGATGAAAAAGGAATGTTACGTGCCTTTAAAAGATATTTACAATATTTAAAAAGAGAAAAAGAAGTATCTACAAATTACATATATCTAGTAACAGTAGTTTTAAAGAAATTCTTTGAATTTGCAGAAATTCATATATATGAAGAAATTAAAGCACCAAAGAGAACAAAATCATTGCCTAAATCATTAAATGAACAGGAAGTATACGATTTAATTCATGCTAAAGATAATGAATATGATCCTGAAAAAACCAATCCTCAAAATATCACAAGACTACGAAATAAACTCATATTAACTCTTCTATATTCAACTGGTCTAAGAGTATCAGAACTTACAAAACTAAAAGTAACAACAATAGATGAGAATGAAAGAACAATCAGAGTAAGAGGAAAAGGAGATAAGGATAGGATAGTTATTTTTGATGAAGATACTCTTGATTTAATACATGAATATTTAGATAAACGTGGTGTTGAGAATGAATATTTATTTGTAAATCAAAGAAATACTAGTCTAAGTTCAAGATATATTCAGTTAATGATTAAAGAATATGCAAAAGATGCAGGAATTACTCGAAGAGTCACACCCCACATATTAAGACACTCATTTGCAACACATCTACTTAAAAATGGTGTTGATATTAGAGCAATTCAACAGTTATTAGGTCATAGTAATCTAAGTACAACTCAAATCTATACAAGTGTAGATATGCATACTCTTAAAAATGTATATGATGATGCTGTGTTAAATAGAAATAATCATGTACATAAATCTCGAATAAATAGTGTAACTGATTAA
- the dnaG gene encoding DNA primase DnaG, whose translation MVKDEITTTKYLIHSQINAKGFVEKPDVVGAIFGQTEGLLSDSLDLRELQKTGRIGRIKVDMTNRSGRTKGEIIIPSSLDRIETTILAASLETINRVGPCEANLRVTKIEDVRAVKRRTIVERAKELYQNMMEEFTPESSRMIDEVKESIRRPEIIEYGEDNLPAGPNTPTSDAILIVEGRSDVLNLLKYGIKNTIAVEGVNVPKTVADLTKKRTVTAFLDGDRGGDLILKELLQIGDIDYVTRAPRGLEVEYLDKDQVIYALKNKTSVDKITSHANYNHNQHRYHNKPKSHDKFESKLHEVTSSVNKTDKYSQKNESKQFKQQKNENKQVKDNSKEKTQKSTEKHNETEETHLNKYELMLKELSGTGKGRLYDMDFNLLKEVKVSDIYNEVKNSKETIKNIVFDGIITQRIVDLSKEKNIECLVAVKMSEVVKKPETIKIITK comes from the coding sequence ATGGTTAAAGATGAAATTACAACTACTAAATATTTAATACATTCACAAATAAATGCAAAAGGATTTGTAGAAAAACCTGATGTAGTAGGTGCAATATTTGGACAAACAGAAGGACTACTTAGTGATAGTCTAGATCTACGTGAATTACAAAAAACAGGTAGAATCGGTAGAATTAAAGTGGATATGACTAATAGATCTGGAAGAACAAAAGGAGAAATTATAATTCCATCCAGTCTTGATAGAATAGAAACAACAATTCTCGCAGCATCACTTGAAACAATTAACAGGGTTGGACCATGTGAAGCTAACCTAAGAGTAACAAAAATTGAAGATGTACGTGCTGTTAAAAGAAGAACTATTGTAGAAAGAGCAAAAGAATTATACCAAAATATGATGGAAGAATTTACTCCTGAAAGTTCAAGAATGATTGATGAAGTTAAAGAATCAATAAGACGTCCTGAAATAATAGAATATGGTGAGGATAATCTTCCAGCTGGTCCAAATACTCCAACATCTGATGCAATACTTATTGTAGAAGGAAGATCAGACGTACTCAATCTACTTAAATATGGTATAAAAAATACCATAGCTGTAGAAGGTGTTAATGTTCCTAAAACAGTTGCAGATTTAACAAAAAAACGAACTGTCACAGCATTTCTAGATGGTGATAGGGGAGGAGACTTAATACTAAAAGAATTACTTCAAATTGGTGATATTGACTATGTAACAAGAGCACCTAGAGGTCTTGAAGTAGAGTATTTAGATAAGGATCAAGTAATCTATGCACTTAAAAATAAAACATCAGTAGATAAAATAACAAGTCATGCTAATTATAATCATAATCAGCACAGATATCATAATAAACCAAAATCACATGATAAATTTGAATCTAAATTACATGAAGTAACATCTTCAGTTAATAAAACAGATAAATATTCACAAAAAAACGAATCAAAACAATTTAAACAACAAAAAAATGAAAATAAACAAGTAAAAGATAATTCCAAAGAAAAAACACAAAAATCTACAGAAAAACATAATGAAACAGAAGAAACACACTTAAATAAATATGAATTAATGCTTAAAGAATTATCTGGTACAGGTAAAGGAAGATTATATGATATGGACTTTAATTTACTTAAAGAAGTAAAAGTATCAGATATATACAATGAAGTTAAAAATTCAAAAGAAACAATAAAAAACATTGTTTTTGATGGAATAATAACACAAAGAATTGTTGATTTATCTAAAGAAAAAAATATTGAATGTTTAGTAGCAGTTAAAATGTCTGAGGTTGTAAAAAAACCTGAAACTATAAAAATTATTACAAAATAA